One Micropterus dolomieu isolate WLL.071019.BEF.003 ecotype Adirondacks linkage group LG23, ASM2129224v1, whole genome shotgun sequence DNA window includes the following coding sequences:
- the nccrp1 gene encoding F-box only protein 50, which translates to MSAAEWKKRCEAEWGMRGSLMPDSVDWKFVCEAKPLGRNLLRNPAPHGLSKDAPPPEPELPEMPSDGPPRFQPDGDFSGWTTSTEVLPYDTSGIPPGAMICALPQYSWFSMEQVVDLKAEGLWEELLDDFQPEIVIQDWYEESQLHKSIYQLHVKLLAADKSTVISEHTVNPTEDLSTYSHTWKEVSHVFSGYGPGVRYVSFLHRLKNKFLNGFFPTLFTGSSVIVKPTKTSY; encoded by the exons ATGTCTGCCGCTGAATGGAAGAAGCGATGTGAGGCTGAGTGGGGTATGCGGGGCTCGCTGATGCCCGACAGCGTGGACTGGAAGTTCGTGTGTGAAGCCAAGCCACTCGGGAGAAACTTACTGCGGAACCCTGCGCCTCACG GATTGAGTAAGGACGCCCCTCCACCCGAACCTGAGCTGCCTGAAATGCCATCAGATGGACCTCCACGTTTTCAACCTGATG GCGACTTCAGTGGCTGGACCACGAGCACGGAAGTCCTCCCCTATGATACCAGTGGTATCCCGCCAGGTGCTATGATCTGTGCTTTGCCTCAATACAG CTGGTTCTCCATGGAGCAGGTTGTGGACCTGAAGGCAGAGGGACTGTGGGAAGAGTTGCTGGATGATTTTCAGCCTGAAATAGTCATCCAAGACTG GTATGAGGAGAGTCAGCTGCATAAGTCCATCTACCAGCTGCATGTTAAGTTACTGGCTGCGGATAAAAGCACTGTGATCTCAGAGCACACTGTCAATCCCACCGAGGACCTCAGCACTTACTCACACACATGGAAGGAG GTGTCACATGTGTTCTCTGGCTATGGACCTGGGGTGAGATATGTCAGCTTTCTGCACCGACTGAAGAACAAATTCCTGAATGGGTTCTTCCCCACCCTGTTCACCGGCAGCTCAGTGATTGTCAAACCAACCAAAACCAGCTACTAG